In a genomic window of Salegentibacter salegens:
- a CDS encoding App1 family protein — protein MKLDLKLYRGYVNNQELVVYGHLFKSWAPDKYRLDRKGIKHAVAIIHMFRISPLKNKEITLKFKNTRVTTKTLDDGYFRFTIPFSEELKSGWHEYEVSCNIKDFGMIEKGEVLKPHPSKYGIISDIDDTFLISHSNSFFKKLYVMLSKNINKRKIFDDVVDHYKELSRAGQDSDKASNSFFYVSSSEWNLYEFVNEFAKMHELPKAVIKLKKIKTGISDFLSTGRGSHDHKFEKIKDIISFYPNIPYVLLGDDSQKDANIYERICKIFPMSVKAVYIRQTGRKKKSEITKILKNIESLGVSICYFKNSNKAIKHSREEGII, from the coding sequence GCACCAGATAAGTACAGGCTGGATAGAAAAGGAATAAAACATGCGGTGGCCATTATTCATATGTTTCGCATTAGTCCATTAAAGAATAAGGAAATTACCCTTAAGTTTAAGAATACCAGAGTTACTACCAAAACGCTGGACGATGGTTACTTTAGGTTTACTATTCCTTTTTCTGAAGAATTAAAAAGTGGCTGGCACGAATATGAGGTAAGTTGTAACATCAAGGATTTTGGGATGATAGAAAAGGGAGAGGTGTTAAAACCGCATCCTTCTAAATACGGGATAATTTCAGATATAGATGATACTTTTCTTATTTCGCATAGCAATAGTTTTTTTAAGAAGTTATATGTTATGCTTTCAAAAAACATCAATAAACGCAAGATCTTTGATGATGTTGTAGATCATTATAAAGAATTAAGCCGTGCAGGGCAGGATTCAGATAAAGCTTCAAATTCCTTCTTTTATGTTTCCAGCAGTGAGTGGAATTTATACGAATTTGTTAATGAATTTGCTAAGATGCACGAGCTGCCCAAGGCAGTAATTAAACTTAAAAAAATTAAAACGGGAATTTCAGATTTTCTCTCTACCGGTCGCGGAAGCCACGATCATAAATTTGAAAAAATTAAGGATATTATCTCTTTTTACCCAAACATTCCTTATGTGCTTTTAGGAGACGATTCACAAAAAGATGCCAACATCTACGAGCGTATTTGTAAAATTTTCCCAATGAGTGTAAAAGCGGTTTATATAAGGCAAACCGGAAGAAAAAAGAAATCGGAAATCACTAAAATTCTCAAAAATATAGAAAGCCTTGGGGTAAGTATTTGTTACTTTAAGAATAGCAATAAAGCCATAAAACATTCACGCGAAGAGGGGATAATTTGA